Part of the Carcharodon carcharias isolate sCarCar2 chromosome 20, sCarCar2.pri, whole genome shotgun sequence genome is shown below.
CAAAAGACTAATATGAGACCATACATGTTTATCCATGTAACAACAGTAACTGCACAATATCTATTCTATGAGAAGCAATTTGGAATGTTTCTGTAAGATACACAGGAATATAGGATTTAAGAACATTCAGCCTTTCaaaccagctctgccattcaataagatcatggctgatctggttgcgtctcagctccactttcctgtctgccctcaagaacacaccaccactttctcgagggcaattatggatgggatgggaaattagggatggtctagctagtgacgcccatatcctgtgaaagaatttttaaaattctcctaaACCCCAGGGAATACATGAGTgagactcccttgtctatcaaaaatctctctgccttgaataaattcaatgactcagctcCTCTGccttctgtggaagagaattccacatactcaCGATGCTCAGAgtaaaaaattctcctcctctaccttaaaagggagacctcattATTATACTATGTACCCCtcattctagactcccccacaagtggaaatatcctcccattatctaccctatcaagtcccctcaagaccttctatgtttcaataagatcatctctcaattcttctaaactccaatggatacaggcccaacctgttcaatctttattCATAGGCTAAGTCCCTCATCCCAAGAATGAGTTGAGTGAGCCTTCTTTCAATTGCTTCAaacacaattatatcttttttcaaataaggagaccaaaactgtacactctgctctagatgtgatctcaccattgccctgtacagctgcagtaaaacatccctactttcacTGTTTAAGATGTGAGGAGGTGTTCCATAAGTACATTATTTATTAACTATTGGCTCGATTTAATTCTGAATACCATTACTGGATTTCATATCCCTTGAGAATGATTTTGGCTTTGCATTCTAAGACCTTTCACAAAGGAAATGCAATTGTGATCTGTAACTCATTTAATATAATTGTGTTGCCGACTTATATCAGTGACGATATTTATTTTTAAGTTGGTGCTAGAGCAGAGTGTCGTTTTGTTGCAATGCCAGTTTTGTTGGGACCCATTGGTAAAGGAAATGCCTGATTGTACATGGAACTGAGCCTGTTTGAATGCTTCTCAATTTTCCTGTAGATTTTTCTTTGTTGAGGGCCTGTGCCTATTCCTTTCCCTTTGACTGTAGATGCACAGGTCTTGCATTGCTGTGTTCCCTGGAGTTTAGGggaattatttttattctttcacaggatgtgggcatcactggctaggccatccctaattgcccatccataattgctcttgagaagttggtggtgagccaccttcttgaattgctctTGTCCATGTggttaggtacacccatggtgctgtttgggggtggggaggtgagttccaggattttgacccagcaccaatgaaggaacagcaatattgttccaagtcaggatggtgtgtggcttggacaggagtttgcaggtgctggtgtttgcATGCATCTCTTGTCCTTGTCCTACTAGTtgagaggtcgtgggtttggaaagtgctgaaaAAAAGGAATGTGATCTAGTTGAAACATATTTGACAGGTTCGATGCTAAGAAAATCTTTttctggctgggaaatctagaacacggggTTACAGACTCAAAATAAGGAATTGACTATTTGGGACTGAAATGTGGAACAATTTCTTCACTGATCTGTGAATCTTTCAAATTCTCTGCTCCAGAGGACTGCGGATGCTCCTTTCTTGTGCATATTCAAGACACaggctgatagatttttgggtgaTAAAGGAATTACAGGatgtggggatagtgcaggaaggtaaAGTTGAGggcaaagatcagccatgatcttattgattggtggagcaggcgtgaaaggccaaatggcctactccaccCAGCTCTTATTTCTTACGTACTGACcaaattctcttccacaaacaaATTAATTTCCAAATAGTTCACTGTAGAAGAAACCCTCAGTTTTTGTGGCTGTCTCAATGCACCATTGAATTGGTGACATTTTTCTGTGGCCTACTTTTCATGGCATATTTTGATGATTGTAAGTTTATTAGTTTTGTGGACAGGTACATGAATTGATAGCACTACAACATCTAGACTAATTCATCCTACAGCAGTTATCATGTCTGCTCTGAAGTCAACACCTTGGTCAGCAAAATTAACCACAGTGGTTCTCAAGTAACATTTCAGGCCAGTTTGTACCAGTTTTTCTATTGGGTTAAAGCTGTTTTTTTAATCATGTGCTTTGCAAGCTGCAGGAAAGACTAATCATTAGGAGTAATCTAACAAAAAAAGCCTATGCATTGGTCTCAGGAGTAACAAGACTGGATGTGCATCAACAGATCATATGTGTATCACACGTACTGTGATTAATGCAGATACTGCTGTCACATGTCTGAAATTATCAAGCATTTAAATGATTTACAAAGGCCTTATTTGGGTTACTGAAAGAGAAAAATGGTGAGTTGGGAAAAGTATGATAGGTGACCAACATCAATAGAGTCATACCTCACTTCGGAGCCAGCATCttcaggaggagaaggggagaaaGGGAACAATGTATGTACTCTCACATATGAATGGAAATAGTATATAATGTTGTCCTCTCTCCCAGCACCTGTTCATTTGAGGGCATAGTAAAGGATTATTCTTAGCCGTGCTTCTATTTTGCACTATGGAGCACATCTTTACCTTCCCtttaaaaaatactggaaaaacaagGACTGTGTCTCTTTGACAGTTTTAGTCAAACCTCACACTTGAATTATTTTAGATAGAATGCATCTTTATCCTTGGGGGAACGTAACTGATCTGTTTGGTACTCTGAAGAATGCTTTTCATTGATGGACCAATATGGTCCATAAGGGAGTAACATGTTGTTTGGTCGGGGAAATTGTTCTGAAGCCATGGAGAAAGCTGATTTTGAATAAGCCCTTGGAATGGTTTTTTTTTCAAGCGTGTTTACAGCAAGCCCTTGAACATTCCAGGCACTAATGCTTGAAATGAGTACAGAGTAATTCACTACCATGTTTCAGTCTTTTCAAATCAAAGTATACATATTCTTCCCTTTTTATCTAAAAATGCTGTGTACAAATGGAAAACAATGGAAAGGCACAGAGACAAGAAGTTGTTGTcctgaagcatttctcacaaagAAATGTCTCCAAATACTTCATAAGACAGCAGAAGATGATGCCaagcaggaaagagaaagggaggattGAGGACAAAAGCATGCTTGCCTTTTGAAGGCAGGGAGGTGGTAGAGGTGCAGGatgggacaagagagagagatccagtgagTGGGGGTATGTTAGCTGAAGGCGTGCACCATCCCCTCACAGTTGTAGAATAGAGTTCAAAGTCCAGGTCAGTATCAGAGCAGAGGCTGTAATGATCAGCATCTGAAAAAGAAAAGATAGGTAGCTCTTCAACTGAAACATTAACCCAGCTTCTCCTTTCAGTTGCTGACTGTGTGTATTTACAAGTTCCTTCTTGGCTTAACCTCCATTATCCTGTGATATTCAGAAGGAGAACTGTTTCCAGTTTCTGGGTGACAGGGCAAATCATGTGCCAACAATTCCCTTCTAGATGAGTAAGAGCTTTTCATTTATTTTAACCCATCTTTTCTCCTTTTATATTGCAGAAAAAGTAGATTATGGAGAATGATGAACTTTCGCCAGCGAATGGGTTGGATTGGTGTAGGATTATATCTGCTAGCAAGTGCTGCAGCCTTTTATTATGTATTTGAAATAAATGAAACTTACAATAAACTGGCTTTGGAGCATATTCAGCGGAACTCTGAGGACCTGGGGAGTGGAGTCTCTTGGACACAGACAGTAACGGCACGCTTGTTTTCACTCCCATTCTGGCTGTGGGGTCTCCTGTTTTTGATTCCATATCTGCAAATCTTCTTATTCCTATACTCATGTACAAGAGCTAATCCCAAGACAGTTGGCTActgtattttcccaatctatctGGCCGTCGTCTGCAATCGCCACCAAGCTTTTGTCAAAGCCTCCAATCAGATCAACAGATTGAAAATAATTGACACATGAATGGACCTATCACTTTGGGTTACAATAGGGTAACCCCAAATCAAGATTCGAAGCATGGATGCCTAATTTGATGTAATCTGTAATGAAATGTCTGGCTGTATCTGAAATTTCATtactgggttttttttaaataaaactttaTTTGGGACCATACAGATCCAGCAGACAACTGTGTAAAATGACATTGTTCGGATTCTGTTGACGTTTCACTATCAATCACCATGAGTCACTCCATTAACTCTTCCCTACACGCATTTCAGgaattttcattatttttcaatGGGAATTCCTAGCTCTTTTAGACCACTTTGGTGGGAAAGGGTTTCATTCTTCTTCCTTCCAGATGCTTAAACCTATATTTTTAGTTTTTGCACTTCAGTTTTAATCTCTAACTGAAAATAAGGTGCAGTAAATGTTTTCTATTTCTGGCAAAATGTCTATTTCGGTATATGCAAACAATGCAGATTACATTCACATCAACCACTTTTGGGAATGATGTGTTTTCAAAATGGCCTTGTGAATAAAGATTATTTGACCATCTACTAATGTCATTTACtggcttattttttttaaaaaggcaaaccTTAACCTGTGTTCACAACCGTTTTCTTGCCATAGTGTAGCAAAGCAGGGTAATATGCTGTGATTCATGTATTCTTCAGTTAGTAAAGGGCTGTACCTATAACTAAAGGCATTTTTGATATGCTGAAAGAGCTGGTGATTGTGTTCAAGGTGTATGTGAATCTTTTTATTAAGTATTTGGAAATCACCAGTTTATGAATGTAATTCTTGACCTAGCTCACCAGCTACTACATGACTGTTATTTAGCTGACCAGTGTATCACTGTGACTCTTGGTTGGTAGTTCTATACCGAAGGATGGCTCAGTGATTCAGGATCAATTATTTTCATAATGATGGTACATGTTCTGTATAGACCATTTTTTAATACAAAATATAAACAGCATATCTCAGCTAAGCATTCACACCGGGCTGTGCATTGTTAGGGTCAAATAAGTATTAATCTGTACTATAGCTAGTAGCCATTTATCATGTGTTATAATAACCTGATCAAAAGTATACGTTGAAGGACAAATTTGGGTTTTAAATTATCATCACAAGTCCTTTGCAAAAGCAGTGATGGGGAAAGTAAGCTCTTCATGTGACCCAGCAGATGGTAGTGAAAGATGTACCTGCCATTAACATTGTACAGAAAGACACTGCGCACTCTAACGCTTTTATACAAATTCTAATGCAaatagtttttatttttttaagtgaAGGGTACTTCAGTGATCATGACAAAATGAGAGATCTGACGTTTTAAAAGAAAGTAATTTTATATCAATCCTGATTTGAAAATTATTAATTTATTCCTGGAAATTTCAGTTTCTTTTAGGATAAATTTAATTCCTTGCAGTTTTCATCTCTCTTCTTGATGTAACTTGATTATTGGAATCAGAAGGGAAAATATATCTGTTACAAATTTAACACCACACAATTGTATAAAATGTATGGTAGGAGTCTGACGTTCAACAAGTGCTGAATAACCAACATAGGATTAGCATGAGTCTACAAGAAGGGCACTTCTGTTCCCTCTTTGCTCTCTGGAAATGTTAAAAACGAAATTTTGGGAAACCATTTGTTGTACAATGAGGCCAAATAGGGATTTGTTTGCAGTCCCTACATTCAAAAGTTGTTACAGAAATATTTCAAGGTGCTCCATATACAATGTCATCAAGCACTGCACGGATATGAGTCCTTTTGGTATTTGTTTGGTATGGTAGAAATAACTGATGCTGATCTGATCATGTCGAATGAATATCTGAGGAACAAGGGGTTGTTGAAGTGAGTTGAGGCAGTTGATGCTTCCTTCTCTCACACCTGGGGTATGAATTTGGATCAATCGGCTGAAAGGAAACAGCAGGGGATGCTGTTTGTTTACTTGTATGTGGCCAGTTGCTGCACATGAAATGAATTTAATGGTGTTGCCATAAACATAATATTGTAATAAGGTGCCAATAAGACAGCTGTGAATATTTctcgtttttttaaaaaagcatatgtTAAAGCCATTTAGGCATTCAAGATCTGTGCTAGTGTTTGAAACCCTAGCTATCGTGCAGAATGCATATGCTTTTTAACTCTCGTATAGCCAATTGTAAGAAATACGGTGCAGAATTTGCTGCTGCTTCTACCATTTCAAAACTGTCTGCTAATAAAGTCTGGTCTTGTACTGTATATGACCGTTTTGGTTTAAACCAGTTTAAAAATATCCAGGATTATACAGATGGACTAGTGTCTTGCTATTCTCAATACCTGAGTGAAAAGAATTTATAGGCCTGGGGCTTTGTATGCATTAATGCTCATGGAACTAACTAAGCTGCCTTGCTCTACAGTAGTTTAACCAGAAAACTTATGATTGACTattgttctgctttttaaaattttcaatattAAATTCTGGTTCTATACCTTTCATCTGCATTCTAAATTTAGTTTCTACATCTGCTGTGTCCTTCGTTACTGCTGCCAGGAATGTCATTTCACTGTCAGCAGAAAGAATCCACAAACTGCTATTGAACACAACTCTTCAGCACAAGTCCAAAGAAGCAAGTTTGTCAGGTTATTATGGTTCCCTGATTTTGGAGGTGAGATTTCTGAATGTGGTGGAATTGGAGTTGAACCATACTGTCAATAACCCTGTTTTCTTACAGGAAGAGCCATAAACAGCTGGCAGAAACTTTAAGGGCTTCTTTTAGGAAATAACTATAATGAACACAGTAAAAATGCTGTACTAGTTTGATATTGTATAGGATTACAAGCTTAGTTACTTGACTTTTGATTTAGCACTGGAAGGGTCAAGATAggcatcttttttttaaaaaaaaacctcattgcCAGGTCACACAgcctgtgtatgggtgtgtgtgtgtgtgtgtagtgccaAAGTTTGGGTGGTCTGTCTCAGCTTACATTTTCCCAATTGTAAAACTTCTGTAATCTGGGAGTTTGGTTTCTAAATGTTTATTTAGGTCCTTGTATAAATGGTTTTGAGCAAAGAAAATACAAAACCATCCCTCACTCAATGGTAACTTGTCAATTGGGTTTGTTTTTTAACCATCAGTTTCCAATTTGTATTTTATATCACTCAATTCAAATGACTGGATAATTCATGTTATATTTAGCACAAAAGCTACTTTGAATTatcaggagtagaccatgtggAGGGCAGGGTATGGTTTGCATCTGTTTTCCTGCTTAGATAGTTCCTGATCTAAGTATCTCAGGGTAGAACCAACAGACTATCAACTAAAGCACTTGCTGTATTACAGGAGTTAGGTCATCTATCTCCTTGAGCTTTTGCTTAGAGAACTGTGTAGGGAATAAACAAGTACtgtatttaaaatgaattcctaaCAATTTGCAGCATTAATTGCCTCTGTGTGTACCTTATGCATACACCAGCCAAAAAAATAAATATAGTTTGTAAACAAGTTTGATGAAAGTACTCAAAACTAGCTTGTTTTTATGGCAATTAATTCCCTTGTGTGCCTTTTATCTATGTATACATGTTTTACTGAAACTGCTATGCAGCCTGGAGATTGTTCATTCAATCATTGTTCACCTGATACACTCCTTTTAAAAATCAATAGTCTACCCATTTTTTTCTCCCCCAATACTCTATCTTCTATTCAGCAATTTGTCTACATACCAGTTTTGGATCTGTGACCCTCAGCCATAGTAAATCAACAAGAGGAGTGGGGGTTGTGATATTTGAAAAGTTAGATATTCTTGATCTTCTGAATTCTTAATTTGCACAAGAGAGAAACCTAAAGTTAAGGAAATGTTTtcaacatacaaaattctgaaagaTACACAGTCTGTATCTTGAATGAACCAAACCCTTAACTAGTCCAGTAAACCCCCCCAAGCATTTACTTTAAAAAATACTTTATGATCTGAGGTATAGCTACTGGGTAGCACCTGGTGTATTTTGGACCAGAAGGTTAAATTCATGGTGTATATGGCATTTGCTGATGTCAGGCAGAGCAACAGTTGGAGCATTTACAATTGACTCCAGCATCCCATCACATTTCATAGTGTAGCAAAGTGACTGTATGTAGGTATTGAACAAAGAATCACATTTGTGATTACCTCAATGAACATCAAGAATGGCTACATTGGCTTGCCAGGGGGAAGGTGATTCAGGTCATTGTGTAAATATAACAAATTATATTTAATTGCAAGATTCTTGTGGTACTGTACAATGGTCTGGTGTTAGTAGGGAAGGCAAGGTGACATTGAGAGATAGCCAAAAGGTGATAATTTCATGGCTGACTACTAAATCTTCTTTTGTACGCCCATTACATCCAATGAATTGTTTACTGGTTTTCCCCAGAACAGGTATATTAACTACTGTAGAAGTATCTGCCAAACTTTCTGGTACAAtaactctctctgggtcactatAAACTGAATCTTGAAGCTAATGTAACAGGATGTTTCTCAGCAAAAATACTTAATTTTGATGTGTGATGTCAAATAGATCTGTCCGCCTTCTAAGCACTATAAAGTCTGTTTCTATCATTGGTTGAGAATTACATAAAGACAAATAATGTTGTATACCATTATTTCAATGAATGTCCGTAGGGTCTTTTTGCTTTTTAAATATAATAAATGTTGCTTTTAGTACAGAATTGTTTTAAGTGATTTTTAACATTAATTAAAAAGAAACTGAACTGAAGTTATATCAATGATCCTGGGAGAAGTTAACTTGTGAGCGCTTACTCAATATTGCAAACAGACAAAAAAGAAAACTCAAACAGCCAACAATGCATGTACACAGATTATATGCAGCTTCAATCTGAGCTATCTACTGAAAAAGGGTAGGGAAAAGGTTTCGTTACAATACGGAGTTTGTACCATCTGCATAATATTTTAAAGGAACAGTAATGCTTCAGACTTCAAACTAATTTTACATGTGCTAAATCAGATATTGAAGAAGATCCAAGCCTATTCCAATTATAACAGGCAATCGAGATCCATGCtgccacctgttcactgacattgCAGTCCAGAAATTCATTTTAAAACAATTTCATTAGCTTTTAAGTAATGGCAGCTTTCCCACTCCTTGCTAAGGAAGGATAAGCTTGTATAAAATACTGGCCCTCAACTGAAATCTAGTGTCCAATTCAaacactacactttaggaaaggtGTAAAGGTATTagcaggtgcagaaaagattcacaataattattccaaggatgaggaacataCAGTTACATGGATAGGCTGGAAAAGCTGAGGCCATTttcctggaagagagagagattaagggGAGATTATCAGAGATATAGATAGGTAGGGAGAGtaggtgaggagaaactgttcctatctGTGGAAagatccagaactaggggacaccaatttaaggtgactggcaaagaagcaatggcaacatgaagaaaattattttttatgcagtgagtggttatgatctggaatgtactgcccaaGAGTgtcatggaggcaggttcaaaaagagaactggataattatctgaagggggaaaaaaaaaaaacagggctatggggaaaaaatGGAGTGGGACAaggtgagttgttcttgcagagagctggcacagacaatgggttgaatagcctcctatgctgtaaccattctataattatAAGGGATCATTTCGCAACAGAGCATCAACAGTGGTTAGAAATAGTGTGGTTAGCTAATGTTACTGTGGTGTTTCATACATTTACGAGTAAACTTTTCAGACCTGGGCCTCTGCTAAAGTTGGAGTTGAGCCAACAGCTTCACAAAAGCATAAGATGAAAAACATTGGCCTCAAGTGTTGGCAATTAGGCTTAAGTCCCATTACCCTTTCTTCACGGCACAGCCAAATTAACAGCAATCCTCTAGGCCTCGCCTTATATGTTAATGATTCCCGATGGTAGTACATGGGTAAATTGCACGCTTAATCAATGCCTTAATGTCCAAAAAGACTGAAAATCTTTTAAATAATCACTGTCATTCCCATAGATGATTCTAAGGATGTAACTTCCAAAATTGAGAGATCTGTCCTTGTGCAGTAGGAgctaatcttaaatgtttcacttCCTTCTCCGCTCAGACAAAAATACCAAGAAAATTGTACAATTTCTTAACTTTTTATGGTTTCCATAAGAATTAAACATCAGGCTTTCAAAAACTTGTATGCTTTAAAAATTTCTTTAGGTCGTAGAAAAAATTGAACAGCCTTTTGAATGCATAAAAAAGTCTTAAACTGGCGCATGTGTTTTAGGAAGTCAGTCATTATTGCAGCACCTCAAACACGAGAGCAGGTAGACAGTTTCAGATGGTACATCAACATTGATTCCTCGTCCTTTTTGCTGGAGGGGCATCTCCATCTCCTTTGTTAGCTAGTTCATCTTCACTGTCGCCTTCATCTTcacctgattttaaaaaaatgtagcaaagcacattttatatATGCACATCTAGCAATCTGGATTCAGCCTCCAACAAAtcagcacaaaagcaaaatattgtggtttTTGGAAATATGACATAACAgagaatgctgaaaatactcaagtTCAGTCAGCATcggtgaagagagagaaacagagctaatgtttcagactgctgacatttttatcagaactggaaaatgtttgAGAACAGATTTTAAATAAGTGCAGAGCACAGAAAAGGAGCAAAGGACAAAAAAGGAAAAGTCTGATAGGGCGGAAGGCAGGAGAGAGTGACAAAAAAAGGATGATGCTGTAAGCCAAAAGGGGGCAGTAGTGggacaagaaacaaaagatgggtctagacTAGAGGAGCTGTAAATATAGTTTTTTAAAAGCATAATCTGTAACTCAGTTCTGGTGAAAGATTATCAACCTGAAGTATTAACTCTTCCTCTTTCCATTAATGCTACCGGGCCTGtttagtatttccagcatttttattaccaacaaacttttttttattcattcatgggatgtgggcttcgctggctgggccagcatttattgcccatccctagttgcccttgagaaggtggcggtgagctgtcttcttgaaccgctgcactccaagtggtgtagacacacccacagtgctgttagggagggagttccaggattttgaccgagcgacagtgaaggaacagcgatatatttccaaactgCAATTGATATCAGTTACAGGTAAAGTAATTATGGTACTAGATTGACAATTTAAGAAGTCCTAAATTGAGAAATTTAAGTCTAGCCATTTGTAGGTCAGCACCAAAAAGAGTGACTGAAAGCTGCAGGAGTGCCACAAATACACAACAAAGTCACCATGTCTTTCAGAAGCTGCAGGACTGACACAATCCATTCATTCGTTGAGCTCAAATTTGACATCTGAACTAAG
Proteins encoded:
- the tmem251 gene encoding transmembrane protein 251 is translated as MMNFRQRMGWIGVGLYLLASAAAFYYVFEINETYNKLALEHIQRNSEDLGSGVSWTQTVTARLFSLPFWLWGLLFLIPYLQIFLFLYSCTRANPKTVGYCIFPIYLAVVCNRHQAFVKASNQINRLKIIDT